From Micromonospora rifamycinica, a single genomic window includes:
- a CDS encoding class I adenylate-forming enzyme family protein, whose product MTDGADVSTTYVHDALELFARFGDREALVGDGRRLTYPQVAAEVRGLAHALTGHGVRPGAAVLVMLGNAVEGPLLQLALHLLGCRSMWIAPVTSRREIDEFVRLARPDVFVHHAYAPDGLGGQIAASLPGVPVLRLGVELTADAPPVELPAVVGVPESFLQTSGTTGTPKLVHHRESFYRQVLALAADFRAAGFPLLRHLSHSPMWLASGQITTLFNLFTGGVLFLRQQWDPAAFIATVDAERLTSTFVTPPMLYEVLDHPALPGADFSAMFMFNVGAGPAAPARLRQAIARFGPCLRIVYGLSEAVVICAQPGLTEDPVHPERLGSCGRPYGDVTVEIRDADGRVLPAGADGEVWVRTKLSFHGYHGQPELTAETLVDGWVRTRDIGHLDDDGFLYLVDRLQDRILTRQRSWPIYSRPIEDVLAGHQQVRAAAVIGVPDPVAGELPYAYVVRTPGATVTGAELIGLVTAELSDTWAPGVVEFVDALPLNRSAKVDKRALRDRYAAGRPADPVGSPS is encoded by the coding sequence ATGACCGACGGGGCCGACGTTTCCACCACCTACGTGCACGACGCACTGGAGCTGTTCGCCCGCTTCGGCGACCGGGAGGCGCTGGTCGGCGACGGACGCCGGCTGACCTACCCGCAGGTCGCCGCCGAGGTACGCGGGCTGGCCCACGCCCTCACCGGCCACGGGGTACGGCCCGGCGCGGCGGTGCTGGTCATGCTGGGCAACGCCGTCGAGGGTCCGCTGCTCCAGCTCGCCCTGCACCTGCTCGGCTGCCGGAGCATGTGGATCGCCCCGGTCACCTCCCGGCGGGAGATCGACGAGTTCGTCCGGCTGGCCCGCCCCGACGTGTTCGTGCACCACGCGTACGCCCCGGACGGGCTGGGCGGTCAGATCGCCGCCTCGCTGCCCGGGGTGCCGGTGCTGCGGCTGGGTGTGGAGCTGACCGCGGACGCCCCGCCGGTCGAGCTGCCCGCCGTGGTGGGCGTCCCGGAGTCGTTCCTCCAGACCAGCGGCACCACCGGCACCCCCAAGCTGGTGCACCACCGGGAGAGCTTCTACCGGCAGGTGCTGGCGTTGGCGGCCGATTTCCGCGCTGCCGGCTTCCCGCTGCTGCGGCACCTGTCGCACTCCCCGATGTGGCTGGCCAGCGGGCAGATCACCACCCTGTTCAACCTGTTCACCGGCGGGGTGCTCTTCCTGCGCCAGCAGTGGGATCCGGCCGCGTTCATCGCCACCGTGGACGCCGAGCGGCTCACCTCGACCTTCGTCACCCCGCCGATGCTCTACGAGGTGCTCGACCATCCGGCCCTGCCCGGGGCGGACTTCTCCGCGATGTTCATGTTCAACGTGGGCGCGGGACCGGCCGCGCCCGCCCGGCTGCGCCAGGCCATCGCCCGGTTCGGGCCGTGCCTGCGCATCGTGTACGGGCTGAGCGAGGCGGTGGTGATCTGCGCCCAGCCCGGCCTGACCGAGGACCCGGTGCACCCGGAGCGGCTGGGCTCCTGCGGCCGGCCGTACGGCGACGTCACGGTGGAGATCCGCGACGCCGACGGGCGGGTGCTACCGGCCGGTGCCGACGGCGAGGTGTGGGTGCGGACGAAGCTGAGCTTCCACGGCTACCACGGTCAGCCCGAACTGACCGCCGAGACGCTGGTCGACGGCTGGGTGCGGACCCGCGACATCGGCCACCTCGACGACGACGGCTTCCTCTACCTCGTCGACCGGTTACAGGACCGCATCCTCACCCGGCAGCGCAGCTGGCCGATCTACTCCCGGCCGATCGAGGACGTGCTCGCCGGGCATCAGCAGGTGCGCGCGGCGGCGGTGATCGGGGTGCCCGACCCGGTCGCGGGGGAGCTGCCGTACGCGTACGTGGTGCGGACGCCGGGGGCGACGGTGACCGGGGCGGAGCTGATCGGGCTGGTCACCGCCGAGCTGAGTGACACCTGGGCGCCGGGCGTGGTGGAGTTCGTCGACGCGTTGCCGCTGAACCGGTCGGCGAAGGTGGACAAGCGGGCGCTGCGGGACCGGTACGCGGCCGGGCGTCCCGCCGACCCGGTCGGCAGCCCGTCGTGA
- a CDS encoding MFS transporter has product MPAGEVGSPARRAARRELVTLVAADLISNLGSRISVVAIPWLVLTTTGSPAKMGIVAAAEFLPYMLSSSLATPWADRFGVRRTSIVVDAASAAVIAVVALAPWLGFGALVALVAVAGGLRGIGDRVKHVMFRPAAQRAGVELIRLTSTYDGLLRGVALFGTVVGGLLIDWVGVTRAIWIDAGTFALCALLVGVLVRPPAADAPVAPREGYFRALGTGFGYLRTDRVLLTMLVVVSALNMFAAANTAVWVPLWVRDELGDPAGFGLVLGVFAGGALLGNVVFTVLGPRLPRTLVFAAGAALSGAPRLLVLALTDHLVVVLVVTFLSGVGIAAVNPLLGATLYERVPDELQTRVLGISGSLAFVGLPVGALLGGWSVASLGLRPALLVMAVVCAVLTVLPLVAGPLRMGRSTPPTATTAT; this is encoded by the coding sequence ATGCCGGCGGGAGAGGTCGGGTCGCCGGCCCGGCGGGCCGCACGGCGGGAACTGGTCACCCTGGTCGCCGCCGACCTGATCTCCAACCTGGGCAGTCGCATCTCGGTGGTGGCCATTCCCTGGCTGGTGCTCACCACCACCGGCAGCCCGGCCAAGATGGGCATCGTCGCGGCGGCGGAGTTCCTTCCGTACATGCTCTCCAGCTCGCTGGCCACCCCCTGGGCGGACCGGTTCGGGGTACGGCGTACCTCCATCGTGGTGGACGCGGCGAGCGCGGCCGTCATCGCGGTGGTGGCGCTGGCACCGTGGCTGGGGTTCGGGGCGCTGGTCGCCCTCGTCGCGGTGGCCGGCGGACTGCGCGGCATCGGCGACCGGGTCAAGCACGTCATGTTTCGGCCGGCGGCCCAGCGCGCCGGGGTGGAGCTGATCCGGCTGACCTCCACCTACGACGGTCTGCTGCGCGGGGTGGCCCTGTTCGGCACGGTCGTCGGCGGCCTGCTCATCGACTGGGTGGGGGTGACCCGGGCGATCTGGATCGACGCGGGGACCTTCGCGCTCTGTGCGCTGCTGGTCGGGGTGCTGGTCCGGCCGCCCGCCGCCGACGCCCCGGTCGCCCCCCGCGAGGGCTACTTCCGGGCGCTGGGTACCGGCTTCGGCTACCTGCGCACCGACCGGGTGCTGCTGACCATGCTGGTGGTGGTCTCCGCGTTGAACATGTTCGCCGCCGCCAACACGGCGGTCTGGGTACCGCTGTGGGTCCGCGACGAACTCGGCGACCCGGCCGGCTTCGGCCTGGTGCTGGGGGTGTTCGCCGGGGGCGCGTTGCTCGGCAACGTGGTCTTCACCGTGCTCGGCCCCCGGCTGCCCCGCACCCTGGTGTTCGCCGCCGGGGCGGCGCTGAGCGGCGCACCCCGACTGCTGGTCCTGGCGCTGACCGACCATCTGGTGGTGGTGCTGGTGGTGACGTTCCTGTCCGGGGTCGGGATCGCGGCGGTCAACCCGCTGCTCGGCGCCACCCTCTACGAACGGGTGCCGGACGAGTTGCAGACCCGGGTGCTGGGGATCTCGGGTTCGCTGGCGTTCGTCGGGCTGCCGGTGGGCGCGCTGCTCGGCGGCTGGTCGGTGGCGTCCCTGGGGCTGCGGCCGGCCCTGCTGGTGATGGCGGTGGTGTGCGCGGTGCTGACCGTGCTGCCCCTGGTCGCCGGGCCGCTGCGGATGGGCCGCTCCACACCCCCGACGGCGACCACGGCGACCTGA